A section of the Candidatus Wallbacteria bacterium genome encodes:
- a CDS encoding right-handed parallel beta-helix repeat-containing protein yields MKAFSFVEILIAIMLLSLAILPISLTFTTGVKQSADTEDQMKMRMMAEELMQEITSKGFDDPYNILSTSLEEAPSINLVTDRTILNDVDDYNFLDDKKNIFNQGLSTMEMAPLGIRGNKLLQYAGFNRKVRIYEADGVTPLSVTSYTNMTNLALNFDARKFIPSRYTKKIFVMGDHEIGVIDLEGTTETAIKVMNLVHTIRGGIFNDIALNPTDRELYAATPDSLEIYYVPEVTNFNEKLQYCKIGEFSSNFFTGSVEVVIPEAGNTGFAFQAAWIRDRGSTNFERSFQPGVISSAFYAPDENLTYFGTDHGLFDQFGNHCAGSVKINSIFKDYLNQRLYVCTEGEGILLRKNGLWKALNSSNGLPKTGNSVNLRGLVQDQASGYLYAATDQGAFFSIDGGLNFESVKLPDGSLLSGELHNIAIFYADRKRYLVLDQPNAMLFRELLLPGTLGDANPFDSQTGSAMCASVVNRFRNFDQTLYACTNNGMFSIVKKPSAWDIKQYTTVSGERRTGLSASEIRDFSIDGTGRWWLGTALGISTSDDGGSTFKSYAPFSHFTRLLQRENHPRCLIAIDEAGREMEIDTFSRLKQFRVSGDFITYPDYVKDLCGNTLDYYLTHYGVAGDAITDGLSVVPAGNCSRIYSDPLRNFLYTLSMENGRLLLYRVNECFFDHFENYSGYREYAIPDQTGSAGSYDIKAVSSALPGGPSVLSVKSDNAFKGKVWIYRRFLFNDDSRTLEVSLNFANRQTFNGSLVNPELRIYTRDVYPIVDFTSSGPPPDFSAPVTADSMSTNLVVLPRSSQTITLAIGFEDYSASDGLNCELDSLRIDFDRPYSGLSDPVKIIPITKPIALSFGNENNVLHILFNDGTYKMGVYREDLNGSAIDLVNLGEASLAGVVDNPVDLKLSANGRRVFILDKRKIFVIELIPLRKNIRVTVENLASQSDFQLSAMVSSWSSNSKKKKLLPTGREEPLQLFTDSASNFFYPYNTYFFYDEIKFNGRMHQIRGPVYFKGLRGKSLSFGGELNCNASCDRPAFFTSYSDKSWGYVFAESDPDDVLPWGGLKMEGNFSLHGAVIKKAAEISSVSQGSIDQTVFLNNQTGLAFRGSGALSVRSSEFNSNQTGLIIDSGNASLDSSLFTSNRTALKAKTPVSLQGITAVSNNTFAELNASIGSIENSLLCGSESCFKADGGEELKLKDNFISTCQTAIQCINGTLSGSFNEFYGNGTAVSYQSPKNSGSSAVPTFIYNYFENNQTNIFQGNSSGHLYAQYCVFNRDLNPENAGITGTPDMLRQALRDIVPLAVSGYLDRSADWQAQTRENLVPTVILDYLLQETGELKIMGRQLLEFYPAVAPGVFTSNGDLKIEGSSTKEVMITSGLDSSEGLLLPEISGRPDNNAFYGIVANGWDDRDLCIWSKLKHGLIEFRGNFDVSQKNFYYNQLTRETGDDLKVKLNCSGIPELSHNFWGKNVPDFNQVLQPKASAAVYTPWAYAGKVPQTEKWPFQNTGATIISTLEILSGMISIDASGQNVIKFAGDFSISGEVTITGNRPVLITSHDDEPDNTPYSPGSDHTPDFIFWGTAGSNRTGSNTAAPFAGIRKLDLPSGINAEIRYGCLNGTSFNRSISNASLCLSHMFLNLNEALNFNSSSTLQIDKTLIKAKGGGSSPNITVDSGSFASRNSFFTSANDNEYVRLAETGLTLTDQQKTILTLGSSPARSDWYGISLTESDTVFNNSAVEYGNWGFLSSHYPSLEFRDCSFYQNGYVAAVLENSSAPSVISGHLFDSNFQGLELRTNDSNKTVQNCTFQKTDWRSLHFKVGCENAVIDSNTFTDTCLQQASDAAGILIRDGSKFTVSNNIFTGDRGTACLLGEGGSLNSVEVTGCTFKDGNLGLSIAGSASDVTVGHQESTGNYSNFFSGNKEAMRISNTLTTVCFNRFSKNQSGIYNSGSPFIHGNLLEENQTGITCSAGKARIMQNTFSRNTTGLDLAGRYLYDYLDDTDDSIRMATLIRGNNFIADETPAAGTAGGNDLNFNYFRDTTFPISFGITSTLKNPGDNYLNMVQSCYLWLHPVVIPAHSYDTAGVDLYPENIIPTMEIDVELYASHYSPAQCATSLVVISYDTQEHQLRSASGELVKPLEFELSTLNGSLYTGKFEAYDISRYPNPKSSLPSLPGLKHGFFKFIWLPFELKQNVDDLDTPLPDKLDLYVDVNNGDTDHGNGFGINSERDVYYDFDGTVEITGVVQGEPKPNQPSEFGHTTYMDAWLESNHLPFTPRSSLSNLEIKTIVERQTSGEKEKIVWSLGDEGVYPKGFNIMIANPDGTEKSCLTSGLGGGRPDISSDGKKIVFCSSGEIFSMDSTGFNQVRLTENLALDNNPSFSPDGTKIVFDSDRDGHLQIYLMNSDGSDQADISGNASNDSEPCFSPVEDRIVFVSDREGSLEIFSMNQDGTEALRLTYDNSKNQFPVFSQDGSKIAFDSDKAQDGLRHIYMMDPNGSNEMQITSSLYQDCNPGFSPDGLKIGFESVRSGGHDLYFTYLSSLEVTKIAPSSQTGSDNDLIWKKVSFRTGTFEITARGRNDIGGDSLDSDKISVYQVEPPALTKINLDLGYSEGEDMLITCQQIASPNKGVLVTFDRHGLNPSTFGYNVVYSHSPKLDDFSHKVTIEIGANPSSTWIKNLQPGLYYLYAQCYRREPQNGVYQSRGNYYEYTGWSNLAKVRVRGWYQAFLPSTLPSLEWNSCSMGKGRVSLLSSKAPDGKYYVLTTNDYGDGPWQILKPVDLNQYSSVVVKDNARFMLVGNAGGRAACQEYTSGLMGSAKLVSDTLTYLDAALDNAGEYISGGERSPSGGILGTMEISDTLEGRAQKLAVWDSRQWQAISGNADSVYFNSADPGTVGNKTASKINYLLAPFNSISASDNSNQLSWLAGKNGKLQYSGDFGRNFATTEITVLPEAITGAHFLEFYLGFICADAARTSTSAWQIANTVDGGVNWTRLSTPLNSQNLDDISMEYDSSKAVRIIRGISSGKSNTILLYWNPFFQKPQAFSAKPENHVLEEASGTFRDLASYADLDGQNICFNWDSVPMATSYRLLHGTGIPGTEVKPLPGFNLYYNNYSSLKNYGFTDVNQSRNFIVSAEHQDLTPVLSPLTNIIKVKIPAFETFNYNQFTNAAVNYCIDWPDLEGATKYHVYYTRDYLHWNGPQFFDPTISIIEAAADVKQVDKYTYPAIDLRYRGNNIASFKVKASFQPEGGSLEILTSTQTSTRFNFKPVNTSYYNHFTYLIEGFDCNSKLLIRKKSWLTHVDTGEAGFPDLYPEIRDITMTGGPATYTYTEETASQVTVSAIPYGLYTFEVHASGPSGISRDRKIFQILANNPPTATIELTEVSGLTDDGGYKRGKITQRVASGDQLKGAAETYSKSNDSESGIPQPIWKYEWYTMTNPPKNLNNPTGTCELPDDADDFRYRLKIWDMCEDRVPAGLNDQTKYTSYQDLDFEMIPPTPTLGPHSPINVYHYSGDHADVTIKGSVKPLPGTGDTIFHFSDADWYTMFLFPRLRTVNHSWDTTVSNPGITTYTCDQVLTFPYHSYSAFLIGHYDRHKHQISLYVERNGKYSDPNPDSELVEINHKPVTGSFSATNITIYWRRESHGHRHNWTETIHHPAQTHNNPVPPGGTHTHPAWDENIPHSRWDWDYYTDYATTKYQTYLPNWNDDDPPTYGVYTKSGNTGNIFASIGTDCITFSCNGYTYSATFNCTAMDPYGYGITNATAVPVKVNAQELTVTYTDYYVNGP; encoded by the coding sequence GAATTGTATGCAGCGACCCCTGATTCACTGGAAATTTACTATGTCCCTGAAGTGACCAACTTCAACGAAAAGCTGCAGTACTGCAAAATCGGCGAGTTCTCCTCCAACTTTTTTACAGGCAGCGTTGAGGTGGTGATTCCCGAAGCCGGCAACACAGGCTTCGCCTTCCAGGCTGCCTGGATCAGGGATAGAGGCAGCACCAATTTTGAGCGCAGCTTCCAGCCGGGTGTAATCAGTTCGGCATTCTATGCTCCTGACGAGAATCTCACATATTTCGGAACCGACCATGGTCTTTTCGACCAGTTCGGGAATCATTGCGCAGGCAGCGTCAAAATCAACTCCATTTTCAAGGATTATCTAAATCAGCGTCTGTATGTGTGTACGGAAGGTGAAGGTATTCTTCTCAGAAAAAACGGGCTCTGGAAAGCCCTCAACAGTTCAAACGGGTTGCCAAAGACCGGCAATTCAGTCAATTTAAGAGGGCTGGTGCAGGACCAGGCCAGCGGTTATCTCTATGCCGCCACTGACCAGGGAGCTTTCTTCAGCATCGATGGAGGCCTGAATTTCGAATCTGTCAAGCTGCCGGACGGTTCCCTCCTGTCCGGAGAATTGCACAACATAGCCATTTTCTATGCGGACAGGAAGAGATATCTGGTCCTGGACCAGCCGAATGCCATGCTGTTCAGAGAACTTTTACTCCCCGGAACCCTTGGGGATGCCAATCCCTTCGATTCGCAGACAGGGTCCGCCATGTGCGCATCAGTTGTGAATCGCTTCAGAAATTTTGATCAGACGCTTTACGCATGTACCAACAACGGGATGTTCTCAATCGTAAAAAAACCGTCAGCCTGGGATATCAAGCAATATACTACAGTCTCAGGAGAGCGCAGGACAGGCCTCTCCGCATCCGAGATCCGTGACTTCAGCATCGACGGAACCGGCCGCTGGTGGCTGGGAACAGCTCTCGGGATTTCTACCAGTGACGATGGGGGAAGCACTTTCAAATCTTACGCCCCCTTTTCACATTTCACCAGGCTGCTCCAGCGTGAAAATCACCCCAGGTGCCTGATTGCCATCGATGAAGCGGGCCGGGAAATGGAGATCGACACTTTCAGCAGGCTGAAACAGTTTCGTGTCAGCGGCGACTTCATCACTTATCCGGACTATGTCAAGGATCTCTGCGGCAATACTCTGGACTATTATCTGACCCACTATGGAGTGGCCGGGGATGCGATTACAGACGGACTTTCTGTTGTGCCTGCAGGCAACTGCTCCAGGATTTATTCGGATCCGCTGCGGAATTTTCTCTACACCCTGTCCATGGAAAATGGCCGGCTGCTCCTGTACAGGGTCAACGAATGCTTCTTCGACCATTTCGAAAACTATTCCGGATACCGGGAATACGCAATTCCAGACCAGACAGGGAGTGCAGGATCTTATGACATCAAGGCTGTCTCTTCGGCTCTGCCTGGGGGACCCAGTGTCTTGTCCGTGAAAAGCGATAATGCCTTCAAGGGAAAAGTCTGGATCTACCGGAGATTCCTTTTTAATGATGACTCCAGAACTCTTGAGGTCAGTCTGAATTTCGCAAACAGGCAGACTTTCAACGGAAGTCTGGTGAACCCGGAGCTGAGGATTTACACCCGTGATGTTTACCCGATCGTCGATTTTACCAGCAGCGGTCCTCCCCCGGATTTCAGCGCCCCTGTCACGGCTGATTCCATGTCCACGAATCTGGTCGTTCTTCCGAGAAGTTCACAGACCATCACGCTGGCCATTGGATTCGAGGACTATTCTGCCAGCGACGGCTTGAACTGTGAACTGGACAGCCTGAGGATTGATTTCGACCGGCCTTACTCCGGATTGTCCGACCCGGTCAAGATCATTCCCATTACCAAACCAATTGCCCTGTCTTTCGGCAATGAAAACAATGTTTTACACATTCTGTTCAATGACGGCACATATAAAATGGGAGTCTACAGAGAGGATCTGAATGGTTCGGCGATCGATCTTGTAAATCTGGGTGAAGCCTCCCTGGCAGGGGTCGTTGATAACCCTGTAGATCTGAAGCTTTCAGCCAACGGCAGACGCGTTTTCATCCTTGATAAGCGCAAAATCTTTGTCATCGAACTGATCCCGCTCCGCAAAAACATCAGAGTCACAGTGGAAAATCTGGCCAGTCAGAGCGATTTCCAGCTGAGCGCCATGGTCAGCTCCTGGAGCAGCAACAGTAAAAAAAAGAAACTGCTGCCTACTGGAAGAGAAGAACCGCTGCAGCTTTTTACGGATTCAGCTTCCAATTTTTTTTACCCTTACAACACTTATTTTTTTTATGATGAAATCAAGTTCAACGGCAGGATGCATCAGATCAGAGGGCCGGTGTACTTCAAGGGTCTGAGAGGGAAATCTCTTTCTTTTGGAGGGGAACTCAACTGCAACGCATCCTGCGACAGGCCGGCTTTTTTCACCTCATACAGCGATAAGTCCTGGGGATATGTGTTTGCCGAATCAGATCCTGACGATGTTTTACCCTGGGGCGGCCTGAAAATGGAGGGAAATTTTTCCCTGCACGGCGCAGTGATCAAAAAGGCAGCGGAAATTTCCTCTGTTTCGCAGGGCAGCATTGACCAGACAGTTTTTTTGAATAACCAGACCGGATTGGCGTTCAGGGGCTCAGGAGCACTCTCGGTCAGGAGCTCGGAATTCAACTCCAACCAAACAGGACTGATCATCGACTCAGGCAATGCCTCATTGGATTCCTCCCTTTTTACCTCCAACAGGACCGCCCTGAAGGCAAAAACCCCTGTTTCACTCCAGGGCATCACTGCGGTTTCCAATAACACCTTCGCTGAACTTAATGCATCCATCGGTTCGATCGAAAATTCGCTGCTCTGCGGCAGTGAATCCTGCTTCAAGGCCGACGGCGGTGAGGAGCTGAAATTGAAGGATAATTTCATCTCTACCTGCCAGACCGCAATCCAATGCATCAACGGCACTTTGAGCGGAAGTTTCAATGAATTTTACGGGAACGGCACAGCCGTCAGTTACCAGAGCCCGAAAAACAGCGGCAGCTCTGCCGTTCCAACCTTCATTTACAACTACTTCGAGAACAACCAGACCAATATTTTCCAGGGAAACAGCAGCGGACATCTGTATGCCCAGTATTGCGTGTTCAACCGCGACCTGAACCCGGAAAACGCGGGAATTACAGGCACCCCGGACATGCTGAGACAGGCTCTCAGGGACATCGTTCCTCTGGCAGTTTCAGGCTATCTGGATAGAAGTGCGGACTGGCAGGCTCAAACCAGGGAGAATCTGGTCCCGACTGTGATCCTGGATTACCTGCTCCAGGAGACTGGAGAGTTGAAAATCATGGGCAGGCAGCTGCTGGAATTCTATCCTGCAGTGGCACCAGGAGTATTCACTTCCAATGGGGATCTCAAGATTGAGGGGAGCTCTACGAAAGAAGTGATGATAACTTCCGGGCTTGATTCCAGCGAAGGCCTTCTTCTTCCGGAGATCAGCGGCAGGCCGGACAACAACGCTTTTTACGGTATCGTGGCCAATGGTTGGGATGACAGAGACCTGTGCATATGGTCGAAACTGAAGCACGGACTCATTGAATTCCGCGGAAATTTCGATGTCTCCCAGAAAAATTTCTATTACAACCAGCTGACAAGGGAAACCGGCGACGACCTCAAGGTCAAACTCAACTGCTCCGGAATTCCAGAACTTTCGCACAACTTCTGGGGTAAAAACGTGCCTGATTTCAATCAGGTGCTTCAACCGAAAGCGAGTGCTGCAGTTTACACTCCCTGGGCTTATGCCGGGAAAGTCCCCCAAACCGAAAAATGGCCTTTCCAGAATACAGGAGCCACGATCATTTCCACTTTGGAAATACTCTCAGGCATGATTTCGATCGACGCCAGCGGTCAGAATGTAATCAAATTCGCAGGCGACTTCTCCATTTCCGGAGAAGTGACGATCACAGGTAATCGCCCGGTGCTGATCACCAGTCATGACGATGAACCGGACAATACTCCATACAGCCCGGGCAGCGACCATACCCCTGACTTCATTTTCTGGGGGACTGCAGGCAGCAACAGAACCGGAAGCAACACTGCCGCGCCCTTTGCAGGCATCCGGAAACTGGACCTGCCTTCAGGAATCAATGCGGAAATCCGTTATGGCTGCCTGAACGGTACCAGTTTCAACCGCTCGATTTCCAATGCTTCCCTGTGTCTGTCCCACATGTTTCTCAACCTCAATGAAGCGCTCAACTTCAATTCCTCTTCAACCCTGCAGATTGACAAAACACTGATCAAGGCGAAGGGAGGTGGCAGCAGTCCGAACATCACGGTGGATTCCGGTTCTTTCGCCTCCAGGAACAGCTTCTTCACTTCAGCCAATGACAATGAATACGTGAGACTTGCCGAAACAGGCCTGACCCTGACTGATCAGCAGAAGACCATTCTTACTCTCGGCAGCAGCCCTGCCCGCAGCGACTGGTATGGAATTTCGCTGACCGAGTCGGACACTGTCTTCAACAATTCGGCAGTCGAATACGGCAACTGGGGATTTCTGAGCAGCCATTATCCCTCCCTGGAATTCAGGGACTGTTCCTTCTATCAAAACGGCTATGTGGCAGCAGTTCTGGAAAACAGCAGCGCTCCGTCGGTCATCTCAGGCCATCTGTTCGATTCCAATTTTCAGGGGCTGGAACTGAGGACAAACGATAGTAACAAGACTGTCCAGAACTGCACATTCCAGAAAACAGACTGGCGCAGCCTGCATTTCAAGGTCGGCTGCGAAAACGCAGTCATCGACTCCAATACCTTCACAGACACCTGCCTGCAGCAGGCATCTGATGCAGCGGGAATTCTGATCAGGGACGGCAGCAAATTCACAGTCAGCAACAACATCTTTACCGGAGACAGGGGCACAGCCTGCCTGCTCGGAGAAGGAGGCAGCCTGAACAGTGTGGAAGTGACCGGCTGCACCTTCAAGGACGGAAACCTGGGATTGTCGATTGCCGGCTCAGCCTCAGATGTGACAGTCGGGCATCAGGAAAGCACAGGGAATTACAGCAATTTTTTTTCAGGCAACAAGGAAGCGATGCGTATCTCCAACACCTTGACAACAGTCTGCTTCAACAGATTCAGTAAAAACCAGTCCGGCATTTACAATAGCGGCAGCCCGTTCATCCACGGCAACCTCCTGGAAGAAAACCAGACAGGTATAACCTGTTCTGCTGGCAAAGCCAGGATCATGCAGAACACATTCAGCAGAAACACGACGGGCCTGGATCTGGCCGGGAGATATCTTTATGACTATCTGGACGATACTGACGACAGCATCCGCATGGCGACCCTGATCAGAGGTAATAATTTCATCGCAGACGAAACTCCGGCAGCAGGCACTGCAGGGGGCAATGACCTTAATTTCAACTATTTCCGGGACACCACATTCCCCATCTCATTCGGAATCACCAGCACCCTGAAGAATCCTGGGGACAATTACCTGAACATGGTGCAGAGCTGCTATCTCTGGCTGCATCCCGTAGTGATCCCTGCTCACAGTTATGATACTGCCGGCGTGGACCTCTATCCTGAGAACATCATTCCCACAATGGAAATTGATGTGGAATTGTATGCCTCGCATTATTCTCCGGCCCAGTGTGCCACTTCGCTTGTCGTGATCAGCTACGATACTCAGGAGCATCAGCTCAGAAGCGCTTCCGGAGAGCTTGTCAAGCCGCTGGAATTTGAGCTTTCCACACTCAACGGCTCTCTTTACACCGGCAAATTTGAGGCTTATGATATCTCCCGCTATCCGAATCCGAAAAGCAGCCTGCCCTCCTTACCAGGTCTCAAACACGGCTTCTTCAAATTCATCTGGCTGCCGTTTGAACTGAAGCAGAACGTCGACGACCTGGACACCCCGCTGCCCGATAAACTGGACCTGTATGTGGACGTAAACAACGGCGACACTGACCATGGGAACGGATTCGGCATCAACAGCGAACGCGATGTCTACTATGATTTTGACGGCACTGTCGAAATCACGGGCGTAGTGCAGGGGGAACCCAAACCTAATCAACCCAGCGAATTCGGTCATACCACCTACATGGATGCCTGGCTGGAAAGCAACCATCTGCCGTTCACACCCAGGAGCAGCCTCAGCAATCTGGAGATCAAAACAATCGTCGAACGCCAGACTTCAGGCGAAAAAGAAAAGATAGTCTGGTCTCTAGGTGATGAAGGCGTTTATCCCAAAGGTTTCAACATCATGATCGCCAATCCGGATGGAACTGAAAAGTCCTGCCTGACGAGCGGACTCGGAGGTGGCAGGCCTGATATCTCAAGTGACGGGAAAAAGATCGTGTTCTGCTCGAGCGGAGAAATTTTCAGCATGGATTCGACAGGATTTAATCAGGTCCGGCTGACTGAAAATCTTGCCCTGGACAACAATCCCAGCTTTTCACCGGATGGGACAAAGATAGTTTTCGATTCGGACCGTGACGGCCATCTCCAGATCTATCTCATGAACAGCGACGGTTCTGATCAGGCAGACATTTCCGGCAATGCCAGCAATGACAGTGAACCATGCTTTTCACCTGTGGAAGACAGGATCGTGTTTGTTTCGGACCGCGAGGGAAGTCTGGAAATTTTTTCCATGAACCAGGACGGAACAGAGGCATTGAGGCTGACCTATGACAACAGTAAGAACCAGTTCCCGGTATTTTCTCAGGACGGTTCGAAAATCGCCTTTGATTCCGATAAAGCGCAGGACGGTCTTCGGCATATTTACATGATGGACCCGAACGGCAGCAACGAAATGCAGATCACTTCCAGCCTTTATCAGGACTGCAACCCGGGATTTTCGCCGGACGGGCTGAAAATCGGTTTTGAGTCAGTAAGGAGCGGCGGCCACGATCTCTACTTCACTTACCTGTCATCCCTGGAAGTCACGAAAATTGCTCCAAGTTCCCAGACCGGTTCAGACAATGATCTGATCTGGAAAAAAGTGTCGTTCAGGACCGGCACATTTGAAATCACGGCCCGCGGCAGGAACGATATTGGCGGCGATTCCCTGGACTCAGACAAAATCAGCGTTTATCAGGTGGAACCTCCGGCCCTCACCAAAATTAACCTCGACCTGGGTTACAGCGAAGGGGAAGACATGCTCATCACCTGCCAGCAGATCGCGTCTCCGAATAAAGGAGTGCTGGTAACCTTTGACAGGCACGGCCTGAACCCTTCCACCTTCGGCTACAATGTCGTTTACTCCCATTCCCCTAAACTTGACGATTTCAGCCATAAAGTCACTATCGAAATCGGCGCTAATCCCTCAAGCACCTGGATCAAGAATCTGCAGCCAGGTCTTTATTATCTTTATGCCCAGTGCTACAGGAGAGAACCGCAGAACGGCGTCTACCAGAGCCGGGGAAATTACTATGAATACACAGGCTGGTCCAACCTTGCGAAAGTCAGAGTAAGGGGCTGGTACCAGGCTTTTCTGCCGTCCACGCTGCCCAGCCTGGAATGGAACTCCTGCAGCATGGGGAAAGGCAGAGTTTCCCTGCTTTCCAGCAAAGCTCCGGACGGAAAATACTACGTGCTGACTACCAATGACTATGGTGACGGACCCTGGCAGATTCTGAAACCTGTAGACCTGAATCAGTATTCCTCAGTTGTCGTGAAAGACAACGCCAGATTCATGCTGGTCGGGAATGCAGGAGGCAGGGCAGCCTGCCAGGAATATACCAGTGGATTGATGGGATCAGCGAAGCTGGTTTCTGATACGCTGACTTACCTGGATGCCGCGCTCGACAATGCAGGCGAATACATCTCAGGCGGAGAAAGATCTCCCTCAGGCGGCATACTCGGTACCATGGAAATCTCAGACACCCTGGAAGGAAGGGCACAAAAGCTGGCAGTCTGGGATTCCAGACAGTGGCAGGCGATTTCCGGGAATGCAGACAGTGTTTATTTCAATTCAGCAGATCCAGGCACTGTAGGCAATAAAACCGCCTCCAAGATAAACTATTTGCTGGCGCCTTTTAACTCGATCAGCGCATCAGACAACAGCAATCAGTTATCCTGGCTGGCGGGGAAAAACGGAAAACTTCAGTATTCAGGTGACTTTGGCCGCAACTTTGCCACCACTGAAATCACTGTCTTACCTGAAGCAATAACTGGTGCCCACTTTCTGGAATTCTATCTGGGTTTCATCTGCGCAGACGCAGCCAGGACTTCCACCTCAGCCTGGCAGATCGCCAACACGGTCGACGGCGGAGTCAACTGGACCAGGCTTTCCACTCCCCTGAATTCCCAAAACCTGGACGACATTTCAATGGAGTATGATTCATCAAAAGCAGTCAGGATCATCAGGGGGATTTCCTCCGGTAAAAGCAATACAATCCTGCTTTACTGGAATCCCTTTTTCCAGAAACCCCAGGCCTTTTCAGCAAAACCGGAAAACCATGTCCTGGAGGAAGCTTCTGGAACATTCAGAGATCTCGCTTCTTATGCGGATCTGGACGGCCAGAACATCTGCTTCAATTGGGATAGTGTGCCCATGGCCACCAGTTACCGCCTGCTTCACGGTACCGGCATCCCAGGCACTGAAGTAAAGCCGCTGCCCGGTTTCAACCTTTATTACAATAATTACAGCAGCCTGAAGAATTACGGATTCACGGATGTGAATCAGAGCAGAAATTTCATTGTCAGTGCCGAGCATCAGGACCTGACTCCTGTTTTAAGCCCGCTCACGAACATCATCAAAGTGAAAATACCGGCTTTTGAAACTTTTAATTATAATCAGTTCACCAATGCCGCGGTGAATTACTGCATAGACTGGCCTGACCTTGAAGGTGCCACTAAGTATCATGTCTATTACACAAGGGACTACCTGCATTGGAATGGCCCCCAATTCTTCGATCCCACAATTTCCATTATCGAGGCTGCTGCGGATGTAAAACAAGTGGATAAATATACATATCCTGCAATAGATCTCCGCTATAGAGGCAACAACATCGCCAGTTTCAAAGTCAAAGCCTCCTTTCAGCCTGAGGGAGGGTCGCTCGAGATTCTCACCAGCACCCAGACCTCCACCAGATTCAATTTCAAACCTGTGAATACCAGTTATTATAATCATTTCACTTACCTGATCGAAGGTTTTGACTGCAACAGCAAGCTGCTGATCCGCAAGAAGTCCTGGCTTACCCACGTCGACACGGGCGAAGCCGGATTTCCGGATCTCTACCCAGAAATCAGGGATATCACCATGACTGGCGGACCTGCTACATATACATATACAGAGGAAACCGCGAGCCAGGTCACTGTCTCAGCAATTCCTTATGGCCTGTATACCTTCGAAGTACACGCTTCAGGTCCTTCCGGAATATCCAGGGACAGAAAAATCTTCCAGATCCTGGCCAACAATCCTCCCACAGCCACCATCGAACTGACAGAAGTTTCGGGTTTGACTGATGACGGGGGTTACAAAAGGGGAAAAATCACTCAGCGCGTCGCCAGCGGCGATCAGCTTAAAGGCGCAGCTGAAACTTACTCCAAATCAAATGACTCTGAATCCGGAATCCCTCAACCGATCTGGAAATACGAGTGGTACACCATGACAAATCCACCGAAGAACTTGAACAATCCGACAGGCACCTGCGAACTGCCTGACGATGCCGATGATTTCAGATACAGGCTAAAAATCTGGGACATGTGTGAAGACCGAGTTCCAGCTGGCCTGAATGATCAGACAAAGTATACAAGTTATCAGGACCTTGATTTCGAGATGATTCCTCCCACCCCGACCCTGGGGCCTCATTCGCCTATAAATGTCTATCACTATTCAGGCGATCATGCTGACGTGACTATCAAGGGCTCAGTTAAGCCCCTGCCTGGAACTGGCGACACCATCTTTCATTTTTCAGATGCAGACTGGTATACAATGTTTTTGTTTCCAAGGCTCCGTACGGTAAACCATTCATGGGACACTACGGTCTCGAATCCAGGCATAACTACCTATACCTGTGATCAGGTACTCACCTTCCCGTATCATTCCTATTCCGCTTTTCTCATAGGTCATTATGACAGGCACAAGCATCAAATATCTCTCTATGTCGAGCGGAACGGAAAATATTCGGACCCAAATCCGGATTCAGAGTTGGTGGAAATCAATCATAAGCCTGTGACAGGATCGTTTTCTGCCACCAACATCACAATTTACTGGCGCAGGGAGTCTCACGGGCATCGGCACAACTGGACTGAAACGATCCACCATCCTGCACAAACACACAACAATCCAGTTCCTCCTGGCGGGACACATACTCATCCTGCCTGGGATGAAAACATTCCACATTCCAGATGGGACTGGGATTATTACACTGATTATGCCACTACTAAATATCAAACCTACCTTCCCAACTGGAACGACGATGATCCCCCGACATACGGAGTCTATACGAAATCCGGTAATACCGGGAATATCTTTGCTTCAATCGGTACTGACTGCATCACTTTCTCCTGCAATGGATACACCTATTCGGCCACATTCAACTGCACTGCAATGGACCCCTATGGCTATGGCATCACAAATGCCACGGCAGTGCCTGTAAAGGTCAATGCCCAGGAGCTTACTGTTACGTATACTGATTATTATGTGAACGGTCCCTGA